The following coding sequences lie in one Mycobacterium gordonae genomic window:
- a CDS encoding FAD-dependent monooxygenase produces the protein MKVVVCGAGIAGLAAAERMSSLGAEVVLLERAAGPRAHGYLIDFFGAGYDAAEAIGLLPAIRDVGYNFDEANLVDERGRCRAAVSYVKIDRALRGRLCSVMRPDLEKVLRDNLPDNVELRYGAAVTGVRDHDDGVTVTLDCGQTLDADLLIGADGIHSTVRALVFGDEAQYLRYLGFHTAAFVLDAASIREAAGDDVALTDTIDRQIGFYSLRNGKVAVFAAHRAPDRQLPEDTRAALRATYADMGWVVPEALQRCPPPEEIYYDEVAQIVMPHWHKNRVVLIGDACSAVSLLAGQGASLAVGAAYVLAEQLRRTSSVERALDFYEQLWRPEVEEKQKAGCDAANRFLPSSPFQLWTRRTALRLAWLPWVSRRITAALVGPPSPVVAMLRTGAEELP, from the coding sequence GTGAAAGTCGTCGTTTGCGGCGCGGGGATTGCCGGGCTGGCCGCCGCAGAACGCATGTCCTCCCTCGGCGCCGAGGTGGTGCTGCTGGAACGCGCAGCCGGGCCCCGCGCCCACGGCTATCTCATCGACTTCTTCGGCGCCGGCTACGACGCGGCCGAGGCGATCGGACTGCTGCCCGCGATCCGCGACGTCGGCTACAACTTTGACGAAGCCAATTTGGTCGACGAACGGGGTCGCTGCCGCGCCGCCGTGTCCTACGTCAAGATCGACCGGGCGTTGCGCGGTCGACTGTGCAGCGTGATGCGACCTGACCTGGAAAAGGTGCTGCGCGACAACCTGCCCGACAATGTCGAACTGCGCTATGGCGCCGCGGTGACCGGGGTCCGCGATCACGACGACGGCGTGACGGTGACTCTGGACTGCGGGCAGACGCTGGACGCCGATCTGCTGATCGGCGCCGACGGAATCCACTCCACCGTGCGCGCCCTGGTGTTCGGTGACGAGGCGCAGTACCTGCGTTATCTCGGATTCCACACCGCCGCTTTCGTATTGGACGCTGCCAGCATCCGCGAGGCTGCTGGTGACGACGTGGCCCTGACCGACACCATCGACCGTCAGATCGGGTTCTACTCCTTGCGCAATGGCAAGGTGGCCGTCTTCGCCGCGCATCGCGCGCCGGATCGGCAGCTGCCCGAGGACACCCGGGCGGCGCTGCGCGCCACCTATGCCGACATGGGCTGGGTGGTGCCTGAAGCCCTGCAGCGATGCCCGCCGCCGGAGGAGATCTACTACGACGAGGTGGCGCAGATCGTCATGCCGCACTGGCACAAGAACCGCGTGGTGCTAATCGGCGATGCCTGCTCGGCGGTCTCCCTGCTGGCCGGCCAGGGTGCCTCACTGGCGGTGGGCGCCGCCTACGTGCTCGCCGAGCAGCTGCGCCGTACGTCATCGGTGGAGCGGGCGCTGGACTTCTACGAGCAACTGTGGCGCCCGGAGGTCGAGGAGAAGCAGAAAGCGGGTTGCGACGCGGCCAACCGGTTCCTGCCCTCGTCGCCGTTTCAGCTATGGACGCGCCGGACCGCGCTGCGTCTGGCGTGGCTACCTTGGGTCAGCCGGCGGATCACCGCGGCGTTGGTGGGCCCACCCTCTCCGGTGGTTGCCATGCTGCGCACCGGTGCGGAGGAGCTTCCTTAG
- a CDS encoding SDR family oxidoreductase — MTSVQGKVVLITGAGRGIGAEVARRLHNKGAKLVLTDLGEAELMSIAAELGGDGRVLTVVADVRDLKAMQAAADQAVQKFGGIDVVVANAGIASYGSVLTVDPEAVKRVIDVNLMGVFYTVRAALPSIIDRRGYVLIVSSLAAYAAAPGMVPYDMSKAGNEHLAHSLRLEVAHLGVTVGSAHMSWIDTALVRDTKGDLPAFDEMLSKLPPPLNGTTSVNKCAAAFVKGIEGRKIRVYCPSWVGAMRWLKPLLSTRIGEAAILKTAAEIMPKLDAQVAALGRSTSAYTEELEKS, encoded by the coding sequence ATGACATCGGTGCAGGGCAAGGTCGTTCTCATCACTGGCGCAGGGCGCGGGATTGGCGCCGAGGTAGCCCGTCGGCTGCACAACAAGGGCGCCAAGCTGGTCCTGACCGACCTGGGCGAAGCCGAGCTCATGTCGATCGCAGCTGAACTCGGCGGAGACGGCCGGGTGCTGACCGTCGTCGCCGACGTACGCGACCTGAAGGCCATGCAGGCTGCCGCCGACCAGGCCGTACAGAAATTCGGCGGCATCGACGTGGTGGTGGCCAATGCCGGCATCGCCAGCTACGGCTCGGTGCTGACGGTCGATCCCGAGGCGGTCAAGCGGGTCATCGACGTCAACCTGATGGGTGTCTTCTACACCGTTCGCGCCGCGCTGCCGTCGATCATCGACCGCCGCGGCTACGTGCTGATCGTGTCGTCGCTGGCCGCCTACGCCGCCGCTCCGGGAATGGTGCCCTACGACATGTCCAAGGCGGGCAACGAACACCTGGCGCACTCCCTGCGGCTGGAGGTGGCGCATCTGGGCGTCACCGTCGGGTCGGCCCACATGTCCTGGATCGACACGGCCCTGGTGCGCGACACCAAGGGCGATCTGCCGGCGTTCGACGAGATGCTGTCCAAACTGCCTCCGCCGCTGAACGGGACCACCTCGGTCAACAAGTGCGCCGCGGCGTTCGTCAAGGGCATCGAGGGGCGCAAGATCCGGGTGTACTGCCCCAGTTGGGTGGGTGCGATGCGCTGGCTCAAACCGCTGCTGTCGACCCGGATCGGGGAGGCGGCGATCCTCAAGACCGCAGCCGAGATCATGCCGAAGCTGGACGCCCAGGTTGCCGCGCTCGGCCGTTCCACCAGCGCATACACCGAGGAGCTGGAGAAGTCATAG
- a CDS encoding aldehyde dehydrogenase family protein, producing the protein MTTDITRRSDRASVANREQPYEPDEVAVTCPATGEALGSVPVARPHQVQAAAARLRDAQPAWRHLGVGGRAHWLGRWRDWMLDHRDQVLTLLQLETGKSWADAGVEIAAVQIINYWIDNADAFLAERAVRPYGAANAAKKLTIAYEPYPLVGVITPWNGPLSVPLLDIPAALMAGCAVLSKPSEFAPLAWQMVVDGWKEIGAPNVLDVVFGYGETGAALVDVVDYVMFTGSVNTGRRIAVSAAQRLIPCDLELGGKDAMIVCADADIDRAVDGAVWGGFAYSGQVCISVERVYVEAPVYDEFVQKLVARTAQLRQGMDAAHDYSCEIGAMTTAQQLAMVTRHVDDAVSKGARVLIGGKSAGGPGLFYEPTVLVDVDHTMDCMREETFGPTLPVMKVRDAAEAIAKANDSKLGLSGSVWTRDKSKANALARQWNTGTVNINNVITGLLQFGVPMAGWHESGLGSRSGGAEGIRKYCRTKSIVADRVAMKKELLWYPYSPRKGRAVEKIVRALSAKDWRRRFGR; encoded by the coding sequence ATGACGACCGACATCACTCGTCGCTCAGATCGAGCGAGCGTCGCAAACCGAGAGCAGCCTTATGAACCCGACGAGGTAGCAGTCACCTGTCCGGCCACCGGGGAAGCGCTCGGCAGCGTCCCGGTGGCGAGGCCCCATCAGGTACAGGCGGCGGCGGCACGGCTGCGCGACGCCCAGCCCGCGTGGCGACATCTCGGTGTCGGGGGCCGCGCCCACTGGCTGGGCAGGTGGCGCGACTGGATGCTGGACCACCGTGACCAGGTGCTGACATTGCTGCAACTGGAAACGGGCAAGTCGTGGGCGGATGCCGGCGTCGAGATCGCCGCCGTGCAGATCATCAACTACTGGATCGACAACGCCGACGCCTTCTTGGCAGAACGGGCGGTGCGACCCTACGGCGCGGCCAACGCGGCCAAGAAGCTGACGATCGCCTACGAGCCGTACCCACTCGTCGGGGTGATCACCCCGTGGAACGGTCCACTTTCGGTGCCGCTTCTCGACATCCCAGCGGCATTGATGGCGGGTTGCGCCGTGCTGTCCAAGCCCTCAGAGTTCGCGCCGCTCGCCTGGCAAATGGTCGTCGACGGCTGGAAAGAGATCGGAGCCCCGAACGTGCTCGACGTGGTGTTCGGCTACGGCGAAACCGGTGCGGCGCTGGTTGACGTGGTCGATTACGTCATGTTCACCGGCTCGGTCAACACCGGCCGACGCATCGCTGTGAGCGCCGCGCAGCGGTTGATCCCATGCGACTTGGAGCTTGGCGGCAAGGACGCGATGATCGTCTGCGCCGATGCTGACATCGACCGAGCGGTCGACGGCGCGGTCTGGGGCGGCTTCGCCTACTCCGGTCAGGTCTGCATCTCGGTTGAGCGGGTCTACGTCGAGGCGCCGGTCTACGACGAGTTCGTGCAGAAGCTGGTGGCCAGGACAGCGCAGCTGCGCCAGGGTATGGACGCCGCCCACGACTACTCCTGCGAGATCGGCGCCATGACCACCGCACAGCAGCTCGCCATGGTGACTCGCCATGTCGACGATGCCGTCAGCAAGGGAGCCAGGGTGCTCATCGGCGGCAAGTCGGCCGGTGGGCCCGGCCTCTTCTACGAGCCGACCGTGCTCGTCGACGTCGATCACACGATGGATTGCATGCGTGAGGAGACTTTCGGACCGACCCTGCCGGTCATGAAGGTGCGTGACGCTGCCGAGGCGATAGCGAAAGCCAACGACTCGAAACTCGGCTTGTCGGGCAGCGTGTGGACTCGCGACAAAAGCAAAGCCAACGCACTTGCCCGGCAATGGAATACCGGGACGGTGAACATCAACAACGTGATCACCGGCCTGTTGCAGTTCGGTGTCCCAATGGCCGGGTGGCACGAATCCGGACTCGGCTCGCGCTCGGGCGGCGCCGAGGGGATCCGCAAGTACTGCCGCACCAAGAGCATCGTCGCCGACCGCGTCGCCATGAAAAAGGAGCTGCTGTGGTATCCCTACAGCCCCAGGAAGGGCCGCGCGGTGGAAAAAATCGTCAGAGCACTGTCGGCGAAAGACTGGCGCCGTCGATTCGGCCGTTGA
- a CDS encoding 3'(2'),5'-bisphosphate nucleotidase CysQ, producing the protein MNPAARDQTDAALAADLAAEAGELLLKVRDEVGFDYPWELGDAGDRLANSLILRRLRAERPGDAVLSEEAHDDLVRLKSDRVWIVDPLDGTREFSTRGRDDWAVHIALWQRGAIGRPQITDAAVSLPARGNIVYRSDTVTSLVDLAAAGIPGVIRIAVSATRPPAILYRIRQILDIELVRIGSAGAKAMAIIDGVADAYLHAGGQWEWDSAAPAGVVQAAGMHVSRLDGSPMMYNQLDPYLPDFVMCRAELAPILLDAIRQSWW; encoded by the coding sequence GTGAACCCGGCCGCGCGTGACCAGACCGACGCCGCGCTGGCCGCTGATCTCGCCGCCGAAGCGGGGGAGTTGCTGCTCAAGGTGCGCGACGAGGTCGGCTTCGACTATCCGTGGGAACTCGGTGACGCCGGTGACCGGCTGGCGAACTCGCTCATCTTGCGCCGCTTGCGGGCCGAGCGGCCCGGCGATGCGGTGCTCAGCGAGGAGGCGCACGACGACCTGGTCCGGCTCAAGTCCGACCGGGTGTGGATCGTCGACCCGCTCGACGGCACCCGCGAGTTCTCCACCCGTGGGCGCGACGATTGGGCGGTGCACATTGCGCTCTGGCAGCGAGGTGCAATCGGTCGGCCGCAGATCACCGACGCGGCGGTGTCGCTACCAGCCCGCGGCAATATCGTCTACCGCAGCGACACCGTCACCTCCCTGGTGGACCTGGCCGCTGCCGGCATCCCCGGCGTTATCAGGATCGCCGTCAGCGCCACCCGGCCGCCGGCGATTCTGTACCGGATCCGGCAGATCCTGGACATCGAACTGGTGCGCATCGGCTCGGCAGGCGCCAAGGCCATGGCGATCATCGACGGCGTCGCCGACGCCTACCTGCACGCCGGGGGGCAGTGGGAATGGGATTCGGCGGCGCCGGCGGGCGTGGTGCAGGCGGCGGGGATGCATGTGTCGCGCCTGGACGGGTCGCCGATGATGTACAACCAGCTCGACCCGTACCTGCCTGACTTCGTCATGTGCCGCGCCGAGCTGGCGCCGATCCTGCTCGACGCCATCCGCCAGTCCTGGTGGTGA
- a CDS encoding helix-turn-helix transcriptional regulator, with protein sequence MSRRRPTGTVTVLSADHIASQRASRVFAEAVADHDGVQLPDPDVEPALTAVSVAAFARASDAVAAALRLGASAKLQVRIGIHTGEVHRCDAGEYAAPTLRVAARLRDLAGDGQVLISAATAALVQDRLPDAAWLSDVGAHPLANSARPERVVRLCHPELADEAPPRVASNPPMPRQLPVQTSSFVGRTTELAEVRCLLQTHRLVTLTGAGGVGKTRLAIEVAAQVADRFGDGVWFVNLAPIRDPGMVPMVMARALGLPDAPDSSTTTAILAKFIGERCALVILDNCEHLLDASASLIAALASAGGRSRVLTTSRQPLGAAGEVSWRVPSLALGDEAVELFSHRAAEARAGFTVTAEDAESLAEICRRLDGIPLALELAAARVRALSLAEILDTLHDRFRLITGSARAIVGRHQTLRASVDWSHELLTHLERILFRRLSVFHGGFDLGAVQAVASGTDLPRGEVLELLILLVDKSLVLADHGRRQTRYRLLETVRQYAAEKLGESGETNMLRERHRDHFTTLATVSPEPGHRDDERLIEWADAEIDNLRAAFTWSRETSDVESALRLASSLQPLWRGRGRADEGRAWFDAILEKGEDDPDRALSVRARALADKSVLTAYTSGHDSLAQAQQALAIARDLDDPALLANALTACGYNTAHQAQIAQPYFAEATAIARTMDDRRILARCLTVQAYGAVMAGDPKQAGIAAAEAGQLAEEIGDRVESRRCRTWLAWSMIMRGQLDQAAAQLREVRVEAEIAQDKMYVVLSLMGLAHALAYLGDDRAAGDAARDAVAAAAELGGLSESAAGVALAVAAIAAGDVETARDAADLVRQRIGSSGQGPINVVPIAQVAYLGGDLSAARWWADKAVATTAGWHRLQALATRAVVARSEGDFEQAGRDVDEALAYGAESEAMVGIAHVLECKAECSAEDGNYRDATRMFAAAHALRRRIGENSFPLRRADHESFLAEIRTSMGKLDFDAAWAAGANSPIAEVISYTLRGRGGRKRPTMGWASLTRTEREVVRLVNEGLANNDIAGRMFISPRTVQTHLTHVYAKLGLASRAQLIRETARRDG encoded by the coding sequence GTGAGTAGGCGTAGGCCGACCGGAACGGTGACCGTGCTATCGGCTGACCATATTGCGTCCCAACGAGCCAGCCGTGTCTTTGCCGAGGCCGTCGCTGACCACGACGGTGTGCAACTGCCCGACCCGGACGTGGAGCCGGCCCTGACTGCCGTTTCGGTGGCGGCCTTCGCCCGCGCCAGTGATGCGGTGGCAGCCGCTCTGCGGTTGGGCGCTTCGGCGAAACTTCAGGTTCGCATCGGGATACACACCGGCGAGGTTCATCGTTGCGACGCAGGTGAATACGCCGCGCCGACCCTGCGGGTCGCTGCGCGGCTGCGCGACCTCGCCGGTGACGGCCAGGTGCTGATATCCGCAGCCACCGCGGCGTTGGTGCAGGATCGACTACCTGACGCGGCGTGGCTGAGCGATGTGGGCGCTCACCCGCTCGCGAACTCTGCCAGGCCAGAGCGGGTGGTGCGGCTGTGCCACCCCGAACTCGCCGACGAAGCCCCGCCCCGCGTCGCATCGAATCCGCCCATGCCTCGGCAACTTCCAGTTCAAACGAGCAGCTTCGTGGGTCGTACCACGGAGCTTGCCGAGGTGAGGTGTTTGCTGCAGACCCACCGCCTGGTGACGTTGACGGGCGCGGGCGGAGTGGGAAAGACCCGGCTCGCGATCGAGGTAGCCGCACAGGTAGCCGACAGGTTCGGCGACGGGGTTTGGTTCGTGAACTTGGCACCGATCCGCGACCCGGGCATGGTGCCGATGGTGATGGCGCGCGCACTGGGACTACCCGACGCGCCGGACAGCTCGACCACAACTGCGATATTGGCTAAATTCATCGGCGAGCGCTGTGCGCTGGTGATTCTGGATAACTGCGAGCACCTGCTCGACGCGAGCGCATCGCTGATCGCCGCGCTCGCGTCCGCGGGAGGCAGATCGAGGGTGCTCACGACCAGCCGCCAACCGCTGGGCGCAGCCGGCGAAGTCAGCTGGAGGGTGCCGTCGCTCGCGCTGGGCGACGAAGCGGTCGAACTGTTCTCCCACCGTGCCGCTGAGGCTCGCGCGGGGTTCACGGTGACCGCTGAAGATGCCGAAAGTCTGGCCGAGATCTGCCGCCGCCTCGACGGCATACCACTGGCCCTGGAGCTGGCAGCGGCCCGGGTACGGGCGTTATCGCTGGCCGAGATACTGGACACGTTGCACGATCGCTTCCGGCTGATCACCGGCAGCGCCCGCGCAATCGTCGGCCGCCACCAGACGTTGCGTGCGTCCGTGGATTGGTCACACGAGCTGCTGACGCATCTCGAACGAATCCTTTTTCGCCGCCTGTCGGTGTTTCACGGCGGCTTCGATCTCGGCGCCGTCCAGGCGGTCGCATCGGGAACCGACTTGCCGCGCGGCGAGGTCTTGGAACTCCTGATTCTGCTTGTCGACAAGTCGCTCGTGCTCGCGGACCACGGTCGGCGACAAACTCGCTATCGGCTCCTGGAAACGGTGCGGCAATACGCCGCGGAGAAGTTGGGCGAATCCGGCGAGACGAACATGCTGCGCGAACGTCACCGCGACCACTTCACCACGCTGGCGACGGTGTCACCGGAGCCCGGACACCGTGACGACGAGCGGCTGATCGAGTGGGCCGACGCCGAAATCGACAATCTCCGTGCGGCGTTCACGTGGAGCCGGGAAACGTCCGACGTCGAGTCGGCGCTGCGATTGGCCTCCTCGCTGCAACCGCTGTGGCGCGGGCGTGGTCGCGCCGACGAGGGACGTGCCTGGTTCGACGCCATCCTCGAGAAAGGCGAAGACGATCCGGACCGGGCGCTGTCGGTGCGGGCCCGAGCGCTGGCCGACAAGTCTGTTCTGACCGCCTACACCAGTGGCCACGACAGCCTGGCGCAGGCGCAGCAGGCCCTGGCGATCGCTCGCGACCTCGACGACCCGGCGCTACTGGCGAATGCGCTCACCGCTTGTGGCTACAACACCGCCCACCAGGCGCAGATCGCTCAGCCGTATTTCGCTGAAGCTACCGCGATCGCACGGACTATGGACGACCGCCGAATACTTGCCCGCTGCCTCACGGTGCAGGCTTACGGAGCGGTCATGGCGGGAGATCCGAAGCAAGCGGGGATCGCCGCCGCAGAAGCAGGCCAACTCGCCGAAGAGATCGGTGACCGGGTCGAGTCGCGCCGGTGCCGGACGTGGCTTGCCTGGTCGATGATCATGCGCGGGCAGCTGGACCAGGCTGCCGCACAGCTGCGCGAGGTGCGGGTGGAGGCTGAGATCGCCCAGGACAAGATGTATGTGGTGCTGAGCCTGATGGGTTTGGCCCATGCACTTGCCTACCTGGGTGATGACCGTGCAGCTGGTGATGCCGCTCGCGACGCCGTCGCCGCCGCGGCGGAGCTCGGGGGACTGTCCGAGAGCGCGGCCGGTGTAGCCCTGGCCGTCGCGGCCATTGCCGCGGGTGATGTCGAGACCGCACGGGACGCGGCCGATTTGGTCCGACAGCGCATCGGCAGCAGCGGGCAGGGACCGATCAACGTTGTGCCGATCGCGCAGGTCGCCTACCTCGGCGGTGACCTGTCGGCCGCCCGGTGGTGGGCGGACAAGGCGGTGGCGACGACCGCGGGCTGGCACCGGCTGCAGGCGTTGGCCACTCGTGCCGTCGTCGCGCGGTCGGAAGGTGATTTCGAACAAGCCGGACGCGACGTCGACGAGGCATTGGCCTACGGCGCGGAAAGCGAGGCGATGGTAGGGATTGCCCACGTGCTCGAATGCAAAGCCGAGTGCAGTGCAGAAGACGGCAACTACCGGGACGCGACGCGCATGTTCGCTGCGGCGCACGCCCTGCGTCGGCGAATCGGTGAAAATAGCTTCCCGTTGCGCCGTGCCGACCACGAATCTTTTCTCGCCGAGATTCGAACATCAATGGGTAAACTGGACTTCGATGCCGCCTGGGCTGCGGGCGCCAATTCCCCGATCGCCGAGGTGATCTCCTACACACTCCGGGGTCGGGGCGGGCGAAAACGCCCGACCATGGGGTGGGCGTCGCTGACCAGGACTGAGCGCGAGGTGGTCCGGCTGGTGAACGAGGGACTGGCCAACAACGACATCGCAGGACGGATGTTCATCTCGCCGCGCACGGTGCAAACTCATCTGACACACGTCTACGCCAAATTGGGCCTTGCCTCTCGCGCCCAGCTCATCCGGGAAACGGCGCGTCGGGATGGCTAG
- the mshC gene encoding cysteine--1-D-myo-inosityl 2-amino-2-deoxy-alpha-D-glucopyranoside ligase, whose amino-acid sequence MRSWSSPPVLALPGRGPELRLYDTSDRQIRPVTPGSKATMYVCGITPYDATHLGHAATYLTFDLVHRLWLDIGHDVHYVQNVTDVDDPLFERADRDGVDWRELADREVALFREDMTALRVLPPHEYVGATEAIPEMVELVEKMVASGAAYVVEGEYPDVYYRADATQQFGYESGYDRETMLDLFEQRGGDPRRLGKTDGLDALLWRVNRPGEPSWPAPFGAGRPGWHVECAAIALSRIGSELDIQGGGSDLIFPHHEFTAAHAECVSGERRFARHYVHAGMIGWDGHKMSKSRGNLVLVSQLRAQGVDPSAVRLGLLAGHYRADRFWSQQVLDDAHARLNRWRTATSLPAGPDAADVLARVRRYLADDLDTPKALAALDGWTTDALEYGGHDEAAPRQVATAVDALLGVAL is encoded by the coding sequence ATGCGGTCGTGGTCTTCTCCGCCGGTCCTGGCGTTACCCGGACGCGGCCCCGAACTACGGCTGTACGACACTTCTGACCGGCAGATCCGCCCGGTTACCCCCGGCAGCAAGGCCACCATGTACGTGTGTGGCATCACGCCGTACGACGCGACGCACCTCGGCCACGCCGCCACCTATCTCACGTTCGATCTCGTGCACCGCCTGTGGCTGGATATCGGCCACGACGTGCACTACGTCCAGAACGTCACCGACGTCGACGATCCGCTGTTCGAGCGTGCCGACCGCGACGGTGTCGACTGGCGCGAGCTAGCCGACCGGGAGGTGGCGCTGTTCCGCGAGGACATGACGGCGCTGCGGGTGCTGCCTCCGCACGAGTACGTCGGGGCCACCGAGGCTATCCCCGAGATGGTCGAACTCGTCGAGAAAATGGTTGCCTCCGGGGCGGCGTACGTCGTCGAGGGCGAGTACCCGGACGTCTACTACCGCGCCGACGCTACCCAGCAATTCGGCTACGAATCGGGTTACGACCGCGAGACCATGTTGGACCTGTTCGAACAGCGTGGCGGCGATCCGCGCCGGCTGGGCAAGACCGACGGACTCGACGCGCTGCTGTGGCGTGTCAACCGGCCCGGCGAGCCCAGTTGGCCGGCGCCGTTCGGAGCCGGCCGGCCGGGGTGGCACGTCGAATGCGCGGCCATCGCGCTGAGCCGCATCGGCAGCGAACTCGACATTCAGGGCGGCGGCAGCGATTTGATCTTCCCGCATCACGAGTTCACCGCCGCGCACGCCGAATGTGTCAGCGGCGAACGCAGATTTGCCCGTCATTACGTGCACGCCGGGATGATCGGCTGGGACGGGCACAAGATGTCCAAGAGCCGGGGCAACCTGGTCCTGGTGTCTCAGCTGCGCGCCCAGGGCGTCGACCCGTCGGCGGTGCGCCTCGGTCTGCTGGCCGGGCACTACCGTGCCGACCGCTTCTGGAGCCAGCAAGTGCTCGACGATGCGCACGCCCGCCTGAACCGCTGGCGAACCGCCACCTCGTTGCCTGCCGGTCCCGATGCCGCCGACGTCCTGGCCCGGGTCCGCCGGTATCTGGCCGACGACCTTGATACGCCGAAAGCGCTTGCGGCGCTGGATGGTTGGACGACTGACGCGCTCGAGTACGGCGGCCACGACGAGGCGGCGCCCAGGCAGGTGGCCACCGCGGTCGACGCGCTGCTCGGAGTCGCGCTGTAA